Proteins encoded within one genomic window of Triticum aestivum cultivar Chinese Spring chromosome 2D, IWGSC CS RefSeq v2.1, whole genome shotgun sequence:
- the LOC123053626 gene encoding uncharacterized protein isoform X4, with protein sequence MPAKIFQILSTQPPSLQEDFNEWSPRSCPKSYKRLRLDEPLTKTHLYSEFLHAKMDHQLRNMLANLSQVANKFFLIVILMMATDMDTCIHMGCFLRQCRPLIQLMMLKFSMALAPHTYGMFPPSMAQCCPLIQLMMLKFLMALACKAIQMWKIDLLVAMRELYMKKLYRTFMQHISQETKEEDLSQGFNRWSSAAKGRERQSHHWKFTV encoded by the exons ATGCCAGCCAAGATCTTCCAGATCCTCTCCACCCAGCCACCGTCATTGCAGGAGGACTTTAACGAGTGGTCACCAAGAAGCTGCCCCAAATCCTACAAGAGGCTCAG GTTAGACGAGCCGCTGACAAAGACACACCTCTATTCTGAATTTTTACATGCGAAGATGGACCATCAGCTACGGAATATGTTGGCTAACCTCTCACAGGTTGCTAACAAATTTTTTCTTATTGTCATCTTG ATGATGGCTACAGATATGGACACCTGTATACATATGGGATGTTTCCTCCGTCAATGCCGTCCTTTAATCCAGTTAATGATGCTGAAGTTTTCAATGGCTTTGGCACCGCATACATATGGGATGTTTCCTCCGTCAATGGCTCAATGCTGTCCTTTAATCCAGTTAATGATGCTGAAGTTTTTAATGGCTTTGGCATGCAAAGCCATCCAAATGTGGAAAATAGATCTCTTGGTTGCAATGAGGGAGTTGTATATGAAGAAGCTCTACAG AACTTTTATGCAGCATAtcagtcaagaaacaaaggaagaaGATCTGTCTCAAG GATTTAATCGATGGAGTTCCGCTGCTAAAGGACGTGAGAGGCAGTCCCATCATTGGAAGTTTACTGTTTGA
- the LOC123053626 gene encoding uncharacterized protein isoform X5 yields the protein MPAKIFQILSTQPPSLQEDFNEWSPRSCPKSYKRLRLDEPLTKTHLYSEFLHAKMDHQLRNMLANLSQMMATDMDTCIHMGCFLRQCRPLIQLMMLKFSMALAPHTYGMFPPSMAQCCPLIQLMMLKFLMALACKAIQMWKIDLLVAMRELYMKKLYSISVKKQRKKICLKQDLIDGVPLLKDVRGSPIIGSLLFESQGSGIT from the exons ATGCCAGCCAAGATCTTCCAGATCCTCTCCACCCAGCCACCGTCATTGCAGGAGGACTTTAACGAGTGGTCACCAAGAAGCTGCCCCAAATCCTACAAGAGGCTCAG GTTAGACGAGCCGCTGACAAAGACACACCTCTATTCTGAATTTTTACATGCGAAGATGGACCATCAGCTACGGAATATGTTGGCTAACCTCTCACAG ATGATGGCTACAGATATGGACACCTGTATACATATGGGATGTTTCCTCCGTCAATGCCGTCCTTTAATCCAGTTAATGATGCTGAAGTTTTCAATGGCTTTGGCACCGCATACATATGGGATGTTTCCTCCGTCAATGGCTCAATGCTGTCCTTTAATCCAGTTAATGATGCTGAAGTTTTTAATGGCTTTGGCATGCAAAGCCATCCAAATGTGGAAAATAGATCTCTTGGTTGCAATGAGGGAGTTGTATATGAAGAAGCTCTACAG CATAtcagtcaagaaacaaaggaagaaGATCTGTCTCAAG CAGGATTTAATCGATGGAGTTCCGCTGCTAAAGGACGTGAGAGGCAGTCCCATCATTGGAAGTTTACTGTTTGAATCACAAGGATCTGGGATTACATAA
- the LOC123053626 gene encoding uncharacterized protein isoform X3, whose protein sequence is MPAKIFQILSTQPPSLQEDFNEWSPRSCPKSYKRLRLDEPLTKTHLYSEFLHAKMDHQLRNMLANLSQVANKFFLIVILMMATDMDTCIHMGCFLRQCRPLIQLMMLKFSMALAPHTYGMFPPSMAQCCPLIQLMMLKFLMALACKAIQMWKIDLLVAMRELYMKKLYRTFMQHISQETKEEDLSQAGFNRWSSAAKGRERQSHHWKFTV, encoded by the exons ATGCCAGCCAAGATCTTCCAGATCCTCTCCACCCAGCCACCGTCATTGCAGGAGGACTTTAACGAGTGGTCACCAAGAAGCTGCCCCAAATCCTACAAGAGGCTCAG GTTAGACGAGCCGCTGACAAAGACACACCTCTATTCTGAATTTTTACATGCGAAGATGGACCATCAGCTACGGAATATGTTGGCTAACCTCTCACAGGTTGCTAACAAATTTTTTCTTATTGTCATCTTG ATGATGGCTACAGATATGGACACCTGTATACATATGGGATGTTTCCTCCGTCAATGCCGTCCTTTAATCCAGTTAATGATGCTGAAGTTTTCAATGGCTTTGGCACCGCATACATATGGGATGTTTCCTCCGTCAATGGCTCAATGCTGTCCTTTAATCCAGTTAATGATGCTGAAGTTTTTAATGGCTTTGGCATGCAAAGCCATCCAAATGTGGAAAATAGATCTCTTGGTTGCAATGAGGGAGTTGTATATGAAGAAGCTCTACAG AACTTTTATGCAGCATAtcagtcaagaaacaaaggaagaaGATCTGTCTCAAG CAGGATTTAATCGATGGAGTTCCGCTGCTAAAGGACGTGAGAGGCAGTCCCATCATTGGAAGTTTACTGTTTGA
- the LOC123053626 gene encoding uncharacterized protein isoform X2: MPAKIFQILSTQPPSLQEDFNEWSPRSCPKSYKRLRLDEPLTKTHLYSEFLHAKMDHQLRNMLANLSQVANKFFLIVILMMATDMDTCIHMGCFLRQCRPLIQLMMLKFSMALAPHTYGMFPPSMAQCCPLIQLMMLKFLMALACKAIQMWKIDLLVAMRELYMKKLYSISVKKQRKKICLKDLIDGVPLLKDVRGSPIIGSLLFESQGSGIT, from the exons ATGCCAGCCAAGATCTTCCAGATCCTCTCCACCCAGCCACCGTCATTGCAGGAGGACTTTAACGAGTGGTCACCAAGAAGCTGCCCCAAATCCTACAAGAGGCTCAG GTTAGACGAGCCGCTGACAAAGACACACCTCTATTCTGAATTTTTACATGCGAAGATGGACCATCAGCTACGGAATATGTTGGCTAACCTCTCACAGGTTGCTAACAAATTTTTTCTTATTGTCATCTTG ATGATGGCTACAGATATGGACACCTGTATACATATGGGATGTTTCCTCCGTCAATGCCGTCCTTTAATCCAGTTAATGATGCTGAAGTTTTCAATGGCTTTGGCACCGCATACATATGGGATGTTTCCTCCGTCAATGGCTCAATGCTGTCCTTTAATCCAGTTAATGATGCTGAAGTTTTTAATGGCTTTGGCATGCAAAGCCATCCAAATGTGGAAAATAGATCTCTTGGTTGCAATGAGGGAGTTGTATATGAAGAAGCTCTACAG CATAtcagtcaagaaacaaaggaagaaGATCTGTCTCAAG GATTTAATCGATGGAGTTCCGCTGCTAAAGGACGTGAGAGGCAGTCCCATCATTGGAAGTTTACTGTTTGAATCACAAGGATCTGGGATTACATAA
- the LOC123053626 gene encoding uncharacterized protein isoform X1: MPAKIFQILSTQPPSLQEDFNEWSPRSCPKSYKRLRLDEPLTKTHLYSEFLHAKMDHQLRNMLANLSQVANKFFLIVILMMATDMDTCIHMGCFLRQCRPLIQLMMLKFSMALAPHTYGMFPPSMAQCCPLIQLMMLKFLMALACKAIQMWKIDLLVAMRELYMKKLYSISVKKQRKKICLKQDLIDGVPLLKDVRGSPIIGSLLFESQGSGIT, from the exons ATGCCAGCCAAGATCTTCCAGATCCTCTCCACCCAGCCACCGTCATTGCAGGAGGACTTTAACGAGTGGTCACCAAGAAGCTGCCCCAAATCCTACAAGAGGCTCAG GTTAGACGAGCCGCTGACAAAGACACACCTCTATTCTGAATTTTTACATGCGAAGATGGACCATCAGCTACGGAATATGTTGGCTAACCTCTCACAGGTTGCTAACAAATTTTTTCTTATTGTCATCTTG ATGATGGCTACAGATATGGACACCTGTATACATATGGGATGTTTCCTCCGTCAATGCCGTCCTTTAATCCAGTTAATGATGCTGAAGTTTTCAATGGCTTTGGCACCGCATACATATGGGATGTTTCCTCCGTCAATGGCTCAATGCTGTCCTTTAATCCAGTTAATGATGCTGAAGTTTTTAATGGCTTTGGCATGCAAAGCCATCCAAATGTGGAAAATAGATCTCTTGGTTGCAATGAGGGAGTTGTATATGAAGAAGCTCTACAG CATAtcagtcaagaaacaaaggaagaaGATCTGTCTCAAG CAGGATTTAATCGATGGAGTTCCGCTGCTAAAGGACGTGAGAGGCAGTCCCATCATTGGAAGTTTACTGTTTGAATCACAAGGATCTGGGATTACATAA